The following coding sequences lie in one Eschrichtius robustus isolate mEscRob2 chromosome 17, mEscRob2.pri, whole genome shotgun sequence genomic window:
- the POLR2K gene encoding DNA-directed RNA polymerases I, II, and III subunit RPABC4, translated as MDTQKDVQPPKQQPMIYICGECHTENEIKSRDPIRCRECGYRIMYKKRTKRLVVFDAR; from the exons ATGGACACCCAGAAGGACGTTCAACCCCCAAAGCAGCAGCCAATGATATATATCTGTGGAG aatgtcacacagaaaatgaaataaaatcaaggGATCCAATCCGTTGCAGAGAATGTGGATACAGAATAATGTACAAGAAAAGGACTAAAAGAC TGGTGGTTTTTGATGCTCGATGA